In the genome of Lactobacillus intestinalis, the window AGTATGGTACTGCTTCTAAGTACATGGCTTATAACGGTCCATTTACTCAAACAGGTTGGACCGGTTCAAACCTTTCATGGAAGCTTAAGAAGAACCCTAACTACTGGGATAAGAATGCTGTTAAGTTAGATTCAGTTAACTACAGTGTTCAAAAGACGCCATCAACTGCTTACAACTTATACCAATCTAACAAGATTGATGCAGTCTTGCTAGATTCACAACAAACTAAGAATTTGAAGAATCAAAATGGATACACTATTCGTCCAACTGCTTCAACATTCTACCTACAATACAACCAAAAGAATAAAGATTTACAAAATGCTAACTTACGTCGTGCCATCTCTCTTGCAATCAATAGAAAAGCTTTAGGTAGTGCTTTAGGTGGTTCAAACAAGCCAGCTAACTCCTTCACCGCTCAAGGTTTGACTAAGGTTGAAAATACTGACTTTGCTGCAAAGACTGCTGATACTGACTACAGCAAGTATGATCCAGCAGAAGCAAAGAAGTTATTTAAGAAGGCACTTCAAGAATTAGGCAAGAAGAACGTTTCAGTAAGCATCTTGAGTGATGATACTGATGCAGGTCAAAAGACCACTGAAACTCTTCAAAGTCAAATTGAAGAAAACTTAAAGGGCATTAAGGTATCTGTATCAAACGTACCATTTAAGACTCGTTTAAGTCGTTCAACTAATGGTAACTTCGATATTGTAGTTACTGGTTGGTCAGCAGACTTCGCCGACCCAATCTCATTTGATGATTTGATGACTTCAAAGAATGCTCAAAACAACGGTAAGTGGTCAAACTCACAATATGACAAGTTGGTTGCTGATTCTAAGACAACTTCAAACGATGAACAAAGATTCTCAGACCTTGAAAAGGCTGAAAAGATCTTACTTAAGGACCAAGGAATCACTCCACTTTACTACAAGACTGAAGCATGGATGGTTCGTCCTTCAATCAAGAATGTTATTTACAACGCTGCCGGTGCAAACTACAACTTCAAGGAAGCTTACGTTTCAGGCAACTAAAATTAAATAAAGAGGTTGAAAAGGAGCAACTGCAAGTAGACGGTTGCTTCTTTTTGTATATATGATTAAGGAAAATAAGGTAATGAGGTTATAAAAATGGAAAAGTGGCGAAAAGTATTTGCAGTAGGTTTTGCAGTAGGAGCTTGTGGATTAGCTTTAACAGCTTGTTCTAATCAATCTAATAGCTCTTCTTCGGGTACTAAAAAAACACTTAATTGGATGGAACAAGCAGAAATCCCAAGCATGGA includes:
- a CDS encoding peptide ABC transporter substrate-binding protein, which gives rise to MKFTKLFAAGATVLVSASVLAACGSNSNSSSSSAKKTINWEENAEIPTMDLSKATDATSFNQLNNVLEGIYRLGKDNKVENALATNTKVSNDGKTWTFTLRNSKWSDGSPLTAKDFVYSWRRTVDPKTGSQYAYLFEGIHNATKISANKAPVNSLGVKAEGKNKLVVNLDKRIPYFKLLMGFPLFYPQQQKAVEKYGSKYGTASKYMAYNGPFTQTGWTGSNLSWKLKKNPNYWDKNAVKLDSVNYSVQKTPSTAYNLYQSNKIDAVLLDSQQTKNLKNQNGYTIRPTASTFYLQYNQKNKDLQNANLRRAISLAINRKALGSALGGSNKPANSFTAQGLTKVENTDFAAKTADTDYSKYDPAEAKKLFKKALQELGKKNVSVSILSDDTDAGQKTTETLQSQIEENLKGIKVSVSNVPFKTRLSRSTNGNFDIVVTGWSADFADPISFDDLMTSKNAQNNGKWSNSQYDKLVADSKTTSNDEQRFSDLEKAEKILLKDQGITPLYYKTEAWMVRPSIKNVIYNAAGANYNFKEAYVSGN